In Leifsonia sp. ZF2019, a genomic segment contains:
- a CDS encoding helix-turn-helix domain-containing protein, whose translation MSRHEVSHLRRTLVSAPRLRLLERLQAESPQTAPRLAASVGLHHNTVREHLDRLVDDGLVVRTTEHRTVRGRPQVLYSAARGLDGASASARAQTGRAIELGRAYRRSFPQGPREAAGPGEVGPAAESAADAQLDVLEDYLDRCGFDPQVDRDALEIRLSCPFEGMRSELSESLCTVDRRVVCSVLARVEGPLAVTGITPTGEAGACVLTMERG comes from the coding sequence ATGAGTCGTCACGAGGTGTCGCACCTGCGGCGCACTCTGGTGTCGGCCCCGCGTCTGCGCCTGCTGGAACGGCTGCAGGCGGAGAGCCCGCAGACGGCTCCGCGGCTCGCGGCGAGCGTCGGCCTCCACCACAACACCGTGCGCGAGCACCTCGATCGGCTCGTCGACGACGGGCTCGTCGTCCGCACGACCGAGCACCGCACGGTGCGCGGCCGACCCCAGGTGCTCTACTCGGCCGCGCGCGGCCTGGATGGCGCCAGCGCCAGCGCACGCGCCCAGACGGGCCGGGCGATCGAGCTGGGGCGCGCATACCGGCGGAGCTTTCCACAGGGGCCCCGCGAGGCCGCGGGACCGGGCGAGGTCGGCCCCGCCGCCGAGAGCGCCGCCGACGCACAGCTCGACGTGCTCGAGGACTACCTCGACCGCTGCGGGTTCGACCCGCAGGTCGACCGCGACGCTCTCGAGATCCGGCTCTCCTGCCCGTTCGAGGGGATGCGCTCCGAACTCTCCGAGTCGCTCTGCACGGTCGACCGCCGCGTCGTCTGCAGCGTCCTCGCCCGGGTGGAGGGACCGCTGGCCGTGACGGGGATCACCCCGACCGGCGAGGCGGGAGCCTGCGTGCTCACGATGGAGCGCGGGTAG
- the ctaD gene encoding aa3-type cytochrome oxidase subunit I, with amino-acid sequence MAAASQPRDYFRDSGRHDRAPAREDRAVTATLSPQQQRAVPRQTRKGNIVVSWITSTDHKTIGYMYMVASGVFFAIGGIMALLIRAQLMEPGLHILSGEQYNQMFTMHGTIMLLLYAMPFFTGAANVIIPLQLGAPDVAFPRLNAFSFWCFLFGGLIAAGGLLTPQGAADFGWFAYQPLAAETFSPGLGNTLWFAGAILLGFATIFSSVNFVTTIMTMRAPGMTMFRMSIFSWNTLITSILALMAFPVLAAALVAAMADRVFGAHIFDAANGGALLWQHLFWFWGHPEVYVIVLPFFGIVSEVFPVFSRKPIFGYKTLVYATVAIAALSITVWAHHMYVTGSVLLPWFSLMTMLIAVPTGVKIFNWVGTMWRGSLTFESPMLFAIGFLINFTFGGLTGVILASPPLDFHVSDTYFVVAHFHYVLIGAVIFATFSGIYYWWPKWTGRMLNETLAKWNFWLLFIGFHMTFLIQHWLGVIGMPRRYATYLPEDGFTWMNQLSTVGSAVMAASMIPFVINVYLTWRRAPKVTSNDPWGTGRSLEWATSCPPPRHNFTSIPRIRSESPAFDLHHGPAATLPRLSTATAPVGAGAAADATAEVTQ; translated from the coding sequence ATGGCGGCGGCTTCTCAACCGCGGGATTATTTCCGGGATTCCGGCCGACACGACCGAGCGCCGGCCCGCGAGGATCGAGCGGTGACCGCCACCCTCAGTCCCCAGCAGCAGCGCGCCGTCCCCCGGCAGACCCGCAAGGGCAACATCGTGGTCAGCTGGATCACCTCCACCGACCACAAGACCATCGGCTACATGTACATGGTCGCGTCGGGCGTCTTCTTCGCGATCGGCGGGATCATGGCGCTCCTGATCCGCGCGCAGCTCATGGAGCCGGGCCTGCACATCCTGTCGGGCGAGCAGTACAACCAGATGTTCACGATGCACGGCACGATCATGCTGCTGCTGTACGCGATGCCGTTCTTCACCGGCGCGGCCAACGTCATCATCCCGCTGCAGCTCGGCGCCCCGGATGTGGCGTTCCCCCGGTTGAACGCGTTCTCGTTCTGGTGCTTCCTGTTCGGCGGCCTGATCGCCGCAGGCGGCCTCCTCACGCCGCAGGGCGCCGCGGACTTCGGCTGGTTCGCCTACCAGCCGCTCGCCGCGGAGACGTTCTCGCCGGGGCTCGGCAACACCCTGTGGTTCGCCGGGGCGATCCTCCTCGGCTTCGCCACGATCTTCTCGTCGGTCAACTTCGTCACCACGATCATGACCATGCGTGCACCCGGCATGACCATGTTCCGGATGTCGATCTTCTCCTGGAACACGCTCATCACGTCGATCCTCGCCCTGATGGCGTTCCCCGTCCTGGCCGCGGCGCTCGTCGCGGCGATGGCGGACCGCGTCTTCGGTGCGCACATCTTCGATGCCGCGAACGGGGGAGCGCTGCTCTGGCAGCACCTGTTCTGGTTCTGGGGCCACCCCGAGGTGTACGTGATCGTGCTGCCGTTCTTCGGCATCGTCTCGGAGGTCTTCCCGGTCTTCAGCCGCAAGCCCATCTTCGGCTACAAGACTCTCGTCTACGCCACGGTCGCGATCGCCGCCCTGTCGATCACGGTGTGGGCGCACCACATGTACGTCACGGGCAGCGTCCTGCTGCCCTGGTTCTCGCTCATGACGATGTTGATCGCGGTGCCGACCGGCGTGAAGATCTTCAACTGGGTCGGGACGATGTGGCGGGGGTCGCTGACCTTCGAGTCCCCGATGCTCTTCGCGATCGGCTTCCTGATCAACTTCACCTTCGGCGGCCTGACCGGCGTCATCCTCGCCTCTCCGCCGCTCGACTTCCACGTCTCGGACACCTACTTCGTCGTCGCCCACTTCCACTACGTGCTCATCGGTGCCGTGATCTTCGCGACCTTCTCCGGCATCTACTACTGGTGGCCGAAGTGGACAGGGCGGATGCTCAACGAGACGCTCGCGAAGTGGAACTTCTGGCTGCTGTTCATCGGGTTCCACATGACCTTCCTCATCCAGCACTGGCTCGGGGTGATCGGGATGCCGCGCCGCTACGCGACGTACCTGCCCGAGGACGGCTTCACCTGGATGAACCAGCTCTCGACGGTCGGCTCGGCCGTGATGGCGGCGTCGATGATCCCCTTCGTCATCAACGTCTATCTCACCTGGCGACGCGCGCCGAAGGTCACCTCGAACGACCCGTGGGGCACGGGACGCTCGCTGGAGTGGGCGACGAGCTGCCCGCCGCCGCGCCACAACTTCACGTCCATCCCGCGCATCCGGTCGGAGTCGCCTGCGTTCGACCTGCACCACGGTCCGGCGGCGACGCTGCCCCGGCTGTCGACCGCGACCGCGCCCGTCGGCGCCGGCGCCGCTGCGGACGCGACCGCCGAGGTGACGCAATGA
- a CDS encoding vitamin K epoxide reductase family protein — translation MADSVLAVRSTRRPRLLAAWLIVAGAIGLAAAFLLTLDKLQMLRDPNAHLTCSFNVLIGCATNLASWQGSLLGFPNPLLGLVGWTATIAMGVAILASRDGFARWFWLAFNAGVVLAMALVVFLITASLTVLNVLCPWCMVTWSVTIPTFWAVTLYNLKTGVIPVPERVRRVCSALYGWVPLITVGCYAVVAVLAQIQLDWIHRAFV, via the coding sequence ATGGCCGACTCCGTCCTCGCCGTGCGCAGCACCCGCCGCCCGCGCCTGCTCGCCGCCTGGCTCATCGTCGCGGGGGCGATCGGCCTCGCCGCCGCGTTCCTGCTCACGCTCGACAAGCTCCAGATGCTGCGCGACCCGAACGCGCATCTCACCTGCAGCTTCAACGTCCTGATCGGATGCGCGACGAACCTCGCGTCGTGGCAGGGCTCCCTGCTCGGGTTCCCGAACCCGCTGCTCGGGCTCGTCGGCTGGACGGCGACCATCGCGATGGGCGTGGCGATCCTCGCGAGCCGCGACGGGTTCGCCCGCTGGTTCTGGCTGGCGTTCAACGCGGGCGTGGTGCTCGCGATGGCGTTGGTCGTGTTCCTGATCACCGCATCGCTGACCGTCCTGAACGTGCTGTGCCCGTGGTGCATGGTCACCTGGTCCGTCACCATCCCGACCTTCTGGGCGGTGACGCTCTACAACCTGAAGACCGGGGTCATCCCGGTGCCGGAGCGGGTGCGGCGGGTGTGCTCGGCGCTCTACGGGTGGGTGCCGCTGATCACGGTGGGCTGCTACGCCGTCGTCGCGGTTCTGGCGCAGATCCAGCTGGACTGGATCCACCGCGCCTTCGTCTGA
- a CDS encoding MMPL family transporter, whose translation MAELLYRLGKGSAKRAWVVIGAWIVVLAIAGAGFLIGYKGLSSSFDIPGTASGAVTDELAKKLPKFSGASGMVVLTTTDGSAFTDAQKTAIADRIESAKDLPDVTGVTDPFATEKQRADQEQQITDGRAQIAAARQQLDAGQTQLDAATAQLEASQQQLDAAKAQLVAAGRPTTALDAQQAQLDAGTAQLAEQRKKIADGRTELTTQTAKLDQGAELLSLAKDIRLVSSDGSTALVSVSFDKPRLELPEESKQAVIDHFEKNPVDGVTADFSTELAQGVSEVLGVGELVGVIIAAIVLLVMLGSVIAAALPLVTAILGVGIAAVGTLAFSGVVQMASVTPVLGVMLGLAVGIDYALFIINRHRKQLLQGAEVRESIGLANGTAGNAVVFAGTTVVIALLALNITGIPFLGLMGTAGAIAVAIAVLISITLTPALLGLVGMRILSRRARARAEKREHKAQKPAKPMNTWRAVITTVGAIAALLVIAAPVLTMRVGLPDGAQEPAGSTTQRAYQVVEDSFGAGANGTLLVSATLPAGLDDDQVTATQLTIAKKLADQADVAAVAPIAVSDDHRLTAFQVVPKDGPSSASTEQLVRDLRELPAIGDGITLGVAGQAASNIDISEKIVGILPLYLVVVVGLSLLIMIVVFRSFVVPLIATGGFVLSLFATYGAIVAVFQWGWFGALFGIHTTGPILSFLPVILVGILFGLAMDYQLFLSTGMREAYVHGSPARLAVMQGFRAGRPVVIAAGIIMVSVFGGFIFSDSTIIRSLGFGLAFGVLLDAFVVRMLLMPALMHLVGRGAWWLPRWLDRILPNVDVEGARLERKHHLDGTPVEAAPAR comes from the coding sequence ATGGCCGAGCTGCTGTACCGTCTGGGTAAAGGATCAGCCAAGCGCGCCTGGGTCGTCATCGGCGCGTGGATCGTGGTGCTCGCGATCGCGGGCGCCGGATTCCTCATCGGCTACAAAGGCCTCAGCTCGAGCTTCGACATCCCGGGCACCGCCTCCGGCGCTGTCACCGACGAGCTCGCGAAGAAGCTGCCGAAGTTCAGCGGCGCCTCGGGAATGGTCGTGCTCACCACGACGGACGGCTCGGCGTTCACCGACGCGCAGAAGACCGCGATCGCAGACCGGATCGAGAGCGCGAAGGACCTCCCGGACGTCACGGGGGTCACCGACCCGTTCGCGACCGAGAAGCAGCGCGCAGATCAGGAGCAGCAGATCACCGACGGTCGCGCGCAGATCGCCGCGGCCCGACAGCAGCTCGACGCCGGCCAGACCCAGCTGGATGCGGCGACCGCTCAGCTGGAGGCCTCGCAGCAGCAGCTCGACGCCGCGAAGGCGCAGCTGGTCGCCGCTGGCCGGCCGACCACCGCGCTCGACGCCCAGCAGGCGCAGCTCGACGCCGGCACAGCGCAGCTCGCCGAGCAGCGGAAGAAGATCGCCGACGGTCGCACCGAGCTGACGACGCAGACCGCGAAGCTCGACCAGGGCGCCGAGCTGCTCTCCCTCGCGAAGGATATCCGGCTCGTCTCGTCCGACGGCTCCACGGCCCTCGTCAGCGTCTCCTTCGACAAGCCGCGCCTGGAGCTGCCGGAGGAATCGAAGCAGGCCGTGATCGACCACTTCGAGAAGAACCCGGTCGACGGCGTCACGGCCGACTTCTCGACCGAGCTCGCCCAGGGGGTTTCGGAGGTGCTCGGCGTCGGCGAGCTCGTCGGCGTCATCATCGCGGCGATCGTGCTGCTCGTGATGCTCGGCTCGGTCATCGCCGCCGCCCTCCCGCTCGTCACCGCCATCCTCGGCGTGGGGATCGCCGCCGTCGGCACCCTCGCCTTCTCCGGTGTCGTGCAGATGGCGTCGGTGACGCCGGTGCTCGGCGTGATGCTGGGGCTCGCGGTCGGGATCGACTACGCGCTGTTCATCATCAACCGGCACCGCAAGCAGCTGCTCCAGGGCGCCGAGGTGCGGGAATCGATCGGGCTCGCGAACGGCACCGCGGGCAATGCGGTCGTGTTCGCCGGCACGACCGTGGTCATCGCTCTGCTCGCACTCAACATCACGGGCATCCCGTTCCTCGGCCTCATGGGCACCGCCGGCGCCATCGCGGTGGCGATCGCCGTGCTGATCTCCATCACCCTGACGCCCGCCCTGCTCGGGCTCGTCGGGATGCGCATCCTGAGCCGTCGCGCCCGGGCCCGCGCCGAGAAGCGCGAGCACAAGGCGCAGAAGCCGGCGAAGCCGATGAACACCTGGCGGGCCGTCATCACCACCGTCGGCGCCATCGCCGCGCTGCTCGTGATCGCCGCGCCCGTGCTGACGATGCGCGTCGGGCTGCCCGACGGCGCCCAGGAGCCGGCCGGGTCGACCACCCAGCGCGCCTACCAGGTCGTCGAGGACTCCTTCGGCGCCGGCGCGAACGGCACCCTGCTCGTCTCGGCCACCCTGCCCGCCGGCCTCGACGACGACCAGGTCACGGCGACCCAGCTCACCATCGCGAAGAAGCTCGCCGACCAGGCCGACGTCGCCGCCGTCGCACCCATCGCGGTGTCGGACGACCACCGCCTGACCGCCTTCCAGGTCGTGCCGAAGGACGGCCCCAGCAGCGCCTCGACGGAGCAGTTGGTGCGCGACCTGCGCGAGCTGCCCGCCATCGGCGACGGCATCACCCTCGGCGTCGCCGGCCAGGCCGCGAGCAACATCGACATCTCCGAGAAGATCGTCGGCATCCTGCCGCTCTACCTCGTGGTGGTCGTGGGACTGTCGCTGCTCATCATGATCGTCGTGTTCCGTTCGTTCGTGGTGCCGCTGATCGCGACGGGAGGCTTCGTGCTCTCGCTGTTCGCGACCTACGGGGCGATCGTCGCGGTGTTCCAGTGGGGCTGGTTCGGCGCGCTGTTCGGCATCCACACGACCGGGCCCATCCTGAGCTTCCTGCCGGTCATCCTGGTCGGGATCCTGTTCGGGCTCGCGATGGACTACCAGCTGTTCCTCTCGACCGGGATGCGGGAGGCGTACGTGCACGGCTCCCCCGCCCGCCTCGCGGTGATGCAGGGCTTCCGGGCCGGCCGCCCGGTCGTGATCGCGGCGGGCATCATCATGGTGTCGGTGTTCGGCGGGTTCATCTTCTCGGACTCGACGATCATCCGCTCGCTCGGCTTCGGTCTCGCGTTCGGCGTGCTGCTCGACGCGTTCGTGGTGCGCATGCTGCTCATGCCCGCGCTCATGCACCTCGTCGGGCGTGGAGCCTGGTGGCTGCCGCGCTGGCTCGACCGGATCCTCCCGAACGTCGATGTGGAGGGCGCCCGCCTCGAGCGCAAGCACCACCTCGACGGCACCCCCGTCGAGGCGGCCCCGGCTCGCTAG
- a CDS encoding TetR/AcrR family transcriptional regulator: protein MSGRSGRCRSEEARVAILAATARIFAARGYDHLTIEGVAAEAGVGKQTIYRWWKSKSVLVVDCLVEGVLIPEPLDPPDTGDLRADLEAWLEDVFRLLQRTDGEDLIRSFAAAAAENAEVTRRIRDKLGAGSALSARLESAVEAGQLAPTVPMAEFGEMLVGAIILRGLARAEVDDGAVQRLIAVVLDGPALR, encoded by the coding sequence ATGTCGGGTCGCAGCGGACGTTGTCGCAGCGAGGAGGCGCGCGTCGCCATCCTCGCGGCCACCGCGCGAATCTTCGCGGCCCGCGGCTACGACCACCTCACCATCGAGGGAGTGGCCGCAGAGGCCGGCGTCGGCAAGCAGACCATCTACCGCTGGTGGAAGTCCAAGAGCGTGCTCGTCGTCGATTGTCTGGTCGAGGGCGTCCTCATCCCCGAGCCCCTCGACCCGCCGGACACGGGCGACCTCCGAGCCGATCTCGAGGCCTGGCTCGAGGACGTCTTCCGGCTGCTGCAGCGCACCGACGGCGAGGACCTCATCCGCTCGTTCGCCGCCGCGGCCGCCGAGAACGCCGAGGTCACCCGCCGCATCCGCGACAAGCTCGGCGCCGGCTCCGCGCTCTCCGCGCGACTGGAGTCCGCTGTCGAGGCCGGACAGCTGGCGCCGACCGTCCCGATGGCCGAGTTCGGCGAGATGCTCGTGGGCGCGATCATCCTGCGCGGCCTCGCCCGTGCGGAGGTCGACGACGGCGCGGTGCAGCGGCTGATCGCGGTCGTGCTCGACGGTCCCGCGCTGCGCTGA
- a CDS encoding MDR family MFS transporter — translation MSHRQVLESLSGLLLGMFVSILAGTVVSTSMPRIISELGGDQTAYTWVVTSTLLATTVSTPIWGKLADLFNRKLLIQLALVVFVLGSALAGFSQDTSMLIGFRVVQGLGAGGLTALSQIILADIISPRERGRYMGLFGGVMAVGTVGGPLIGGLLTDSIGWRWNFFVGVPVAIVAIILLQVTLRLPKRPVRTVRIDYLGAIFLAAGISLLLIWVSLAGNDFEWWGPETFWMVGGWIALLVAAVITELVVKEPIIPLAMFRNRTFTLAVIASISVGVAMFGTSVFLGQYMQVARGATPTQSGLLTLPMILGLLLSSTIVGNLISRFGRWKSFMVVGSILLTVGLYLMSTIEYDTDYVLVSLYMLILGAGVGMVMQNLVLIVQNTVRPEQLGAASSNVAFFRSLGGTIGVSVMGSILGTKVADGMAAHGTQLQGILATLGAQGREIAQLLQSGTLPEVNTLPPAVRAIVESVYGQGVADVFLVAVPLAIVTIVAIAFLPNVKLGTKTAVELMEEKTPETAVEAAEENLVEVADAMIAAPVTGSVGAVRGAPSDGERNAQEDR, via the coding sequence ATGTCGCACCGACAGGTGCTCGAATCCCTGTCCGGGCTCCTGCTCGGAATGTTCGTCTCGATCCTCGCGGGCACGGTCGTGTCGACCTCGATGCCGCGGATCATCTCCGAGCTCGGCGGCGACCAGACGGCCTACACGTGGGTCGTCACGAGCACCCTGCTCGCGACCACCGTCTCCACGCCCATCTGGGGCAAGCTGGCCGATCTCTTCAACCGCAAGCTGCTCATCCAGCTGGCGCTGGTGGTCTTCGTGCTCGGCTCGGCCCTCGCCGGGTTCTCGCAGGACACGAGCATGCTGATCGGCTTCCGCGTCGTCCAAGGGCTCGGCGCCGGTGGACTCACCGCGCTCAGCCAGATCATCCTGGCCGACATCATCAGCCCGCGTGAGCGCGGGCGCTACATGGGCCTCTTCGGCGGCGTCATGGCGGTCGGCACGGTCGGCGGCCCGCTGATCGGCGGCCTGCTCACCGACTCGATCGGCTGGCGCTGGAACTTCTTCGTGGGCGTCCCGGTCGCGATCGTGGCGATCATCCTGCTGCAGGTCACGCTGCGACTCCCGAAGCGCCCCGTGCGCACCGTGCGCATCGACTACCTCGGCGCGATCTTCCTCGCCGCCGGCATCTCGCTCCTCCTCATCTGGGTCTCGCTCGCCGGCAACGACTTCGAGTGGTGGGGCCCGGAGACCTTCTGGATGGTCGGCGGATGGATCGCGCTGCTCGTCGCGGCTGTCATCACCGAACTGGTCGTGAAGGAGCCGATCATCCCGCTGGCGATGTTCAGGAACCGGACCTTCACCCTCGCGGTGATCGCGTCGATCTCGGTCGGCGTCGCGATGTTCGGCACCTCGGTGTTCCTCGGCCAGTACATGCAGGTCGCCCGCGGGGCCACACCGACCCAGTCGGGTCTGCTGACGCTGCCGATGATCCTGGGCCTTCTGCTGTCGTCGACCATCGTCGGCAACCTGATCAGCCGGTTCGGCAGATGGAAGAGCTTCATGGTCGTCGGGTCGATCCTGCTGACCGTCGGGCTCTATCTGATGAGCACCATCGAATACGACACCGACTATGTGCTCGTCTCCCTCTACATGCTCATCCTCGGCGCGGGCGTCGGCATGGTCATGCAGAACCTCGTCCTGATCGTGCAGAACACGGTCCGGCCCGAGCAGCTGGGAGCGGCGAGCTCCAACGTCGCCTTCTTCCGCAGCCTCGGCGGCACCATCGGTGTCTCGGTGATGGGCAGCATCCTCGGCACCAAGGTCGCCGACGGGATGGCCGCGCACGGCACGCAGTTGCAGGGCATCCTCGCCACGCTGGGCGCGCAGGGCCGGGAGATCGCGCAGCTGCTGCAGAGCGGCACGCTCCCCGAGGTCAACACCCTGCCGCCCGCCGTCCGCGCGATCGTCGAGTCGGTCTACGGTCAGGGCGTGGCGGACGTCTTCCTGGTCGCCGTCCCGCTCGCGATCGTCACCATCGTGGCCATCGCCTTCCTGCCGAACGTGAAACTCGGCACCAAGACGGCGGTCGAGCTGATGGAGGAGAAGACCCCCGAGACGGCCGTCGAAGCAGCCGAGGAGAACCTCGTGGAGGTCGCCGACGCGATGATCGCCGCGCCCGTCACCGGCTCGGTGGGAGCAGTGCGGGGCGCCCCGTCGGACGGCGAGCGGAACGCTCAGGAAGACCGCTGA
- a CDS encoding MarR family winged helix-turn-helix transcriptional regulator, whose amino-acid sequence MDNTDRAAAHDAAARPAATGGDVDQAIAAVEEQFTILFSQVSAGMRDRAAKVHPDLQPVGFRLLSTLVRTGPLHAGALAGMLATDKSVVSRQVRILEDLGLIERQVDPSDRRASFLVATPPAIEKVNEARAADQAKLYRGLRQWGAEDVGRLADLLARLNETTRN is encoded by the coding sequence ATGGACAACACGGACCGGGCGGCTGCGCACGACGCCGCCGCCCGCCCCGCTGCCACCGGAGGAGATGTCGACCAGGCGATCGCCGCGGTCGAGGAGCAGTTCACCATCCTCTTCAGCCAGGTGAGCGCCGGGATGCGCGATCGCGCTGCGAAGGTCCACCCCGACCTGCAGCCGGTCGGGTTCCGTCTCCTCAGCACCCTGGTCCGCACGGGTCCGCTGCACGCGGGAGCGCTCGCCGGGATGCTCGCGACAGACAAGAGCGTGGTCAGCCGCCAGGTGCGCATCCTCGAAGACCTCGGACTGATCGAACGCCAGGTCGACCCCTCCGACCGCCGCGCCAGCTTCCTCGTCGCGACGCCTCCGGCGATCGAGAAAGTCAACGAGGCCCGCGCCGCCGACCAGGCCAAGCTCTACCGCGGCCTGCGGCAGTGGGGCGCAGAGGATGTCGGGCGGCTCGCCGACCTGCTGGCGCGGCTCAACGAGACGACCAGGAACTAG
- a CDS encoding SgcJ/EcaC family oxidoreductase yields the protein MSAPTYADETAVRDLYQRMLDAWGDSEAYAAFFTPDADYIYGAGGVQHGWKEIIDGHDVAFSAWARNSRLEGRIERLRFLSPDVAVLLCYGHVVYLDQRSSDQNKRTVYTLVAQRIAGGWVFVSYQNTPLGRQK from the coding sequence ATGAGCGCTCCCACCTACGCCGACGAGACGGCGGTTCGCGACCTCTACCAGCGCATGCTCGACGCCTGGGGCGACTCCGAGGCGTACGCCGCCTTCTTCACCCCGGACGCCGACTACATCTACGGCGCCGGCGGCGTGCAACACGGCTGGAAGGAGATCATCGACGGTCACGACGTGGCGTTCTCCGCCTGGGCCCGGAACAGCCGTCTCGAGGGCCGCATCGAACGGCTGCGGTTCCTCAGCCCGGACGTCGCCGTTCTCCTCTGCTACGGCCACGTGGTCTACCTCGACCAGCGATCGAGCGACCAGAACAAGCGCACCGTCTACACTCTCGTCGCGCAGCGCATCGCGGGTGGGTGGGTCTTCGTGTCGTACCAGAACACTCCGCTGGGGCGCCAGAAGTGA
- a CDS encoding TetR/AcrR family transcriptional regulator encodes MTAPARPPRPIRPSSAEIDEAVLDATAALVARRGARETSVQAVADATGFSKTGLLRRFPSKDVLIDASLEQCVRLTEGVHRLVGTHGTDRDQDSASIAGLVDLALSHPGWAQVMLASIPPIRDERLRPGLAQIGDLVSDMFRLDQYTALVRRARVTGALGVLVTLALTYEAEATVETARPVIIDVSWSALGYGSAEGEPPRSRA; translated from the coding sequence GTGACGGCACCGGCGCGACCGCCCCGGCCCATCCGCCCCTCGTCGGCGGAGATCGACGAGGCGGTGCTCGACGCGACCGCCGCCCTCGTCGCCCGGCGCGGTGCCCGGGAGACATCGGTTCAAGCCGTGGCGGACGCGACCGGCTTCTCGAAGACGGGACTCCTCCGGCGGTTCCCGTCGAAAGACGTCCTCATCGACGCGTCGCTGGAGCAGTGCGTGCGGCTGACCGAAGGCGTGCATCGGCTCGTGGGGACTCACGGGACCGACCGCGACCAGGATTCCGCATCGATCGCCGGACTGGTCGATCTCGCGCTCAGTCACCCGGGCTGGGCTCAGGTGATGCTGGCATCCATCCCGCCGATCAGAGACGAACGGCTGCGACCGGGTCTCGCGCAGATCGGCGACCTCGTGTCGGACATGTTCCGGCTCGACCAGTACACCGCCCTGGTGCGCCGGGCACGCGTGACCGGAGCCCTCGGTGTGCTCGTGACGCTCGCCCTGACATACGAAGCCGAGGCGACCGTCGAAACGGCACGCCCCGTCATCATCGATGTCTCCTGGTCGGCTCTGGGTTACGGGAGCGCTGAGGGTGAGCCGCCTCGCTCGCGTGCATGA
- a CDS encoding DUF998 domain-containing protein, producing the protein MRPIQSTSATLWIVAAGVYLVAEAVSALAFPGYSYATNYISDLGVPDVGTFQGRSMDSPLHLMMNVAFVLHGVLFAVAAILTARGDAWRTTARRWFVALAGVHAVGIILVGLFPGSQANADSGLIVFHVLGAAMAIIGGNAAVVVAGVTLLRQGPRWLGSTSIALGVVGIVGLVMLLVDSTSSTIDLLPDGVWERMAVYTILAWELLAGITALATPSRRPAVPA; encoded by the coding sequence ATGCGACCAATTCAGTCCACCAGCGCCACGCTCTGGATCGTCGCCGCGGGGGTGTACCTCGTCGCAGAGGCGGTCAGTGCGCTGGCCTTCCCCGGCTACTCGTACGCGACGAACTACATCAGCGACCTGGGGGTGCCGGACGTCGGCACGTTCCAGGGGCGGTCGATGGATTCCCCGCTGCACCTCATGATGAACGTCGCATTCGTCCTGCACGGCGTCCTGTTCGCTGTGGCGGCGATTCTCACCGCCCGGGGCGATGCCTGGCGCACGACGGCGCGCCGCTGGTTCGTCGCACTTGCGGGCGTGCACGCGGTCGGCATCATCCTGGTCGGTCTGTTCCCGGGCAGTCAGGCCAACGCAGACAGCGGCCTCATCGTGTTCCACGTCCTCGGCGCGGCGATGGCCATCATCGGCGGCAACGCCGCCGTGGTGGTCGCCGGAGTCACGCTGCTGCGACAGGGGCCGCGCTGGCTCGGCTCGACATCGATCGCGCTCGGAGTCGTCGGCATCGTGGGCCTCGTGATGCTGCTCGTCGACTCCACCTCGAGCACCATCGACCTGCTGCCCGACGGGGTGTGGGAGCGCATGGCCGTCTATACGATCCTGGCCTGGGAGCTCCTCGCCGGCATCACGGCTCTCGCCACCCCGAGCCGTCGCCCCGCGGTGCCAGCGTGA
- a CDS encoding SH3 domain-containing protein — protein MRYVLTADHDIPERAPLVIRPGDVVQVGDRDTEWPAFVFVTASEGTGWVPARHLDIDGSAGVVRVGYDTTELPAVAGESVEVLEEDAESGWSWCRNAGGREGWIPHRVLAVA, from the coding sequence GTGCGATACGTGCTGACCGCCGATCATGACATCCCGGAGCGTGCCCCACTGGTGATCAGGCCCGGCGACGTCGTTCAGGTCGGCGACCGGGACACCGAATGGCCCGCTTTCGTGTTCGTGACGGCCTCGGAGGGAACGGGTTGGGTACCCGCGCGCCACCTTGATATCGATGGTTCGGCGGGCGTCGTCCGTGTCGGGTATGACACCACCGAGCTTCCCGCAGTTGCGGGTGAGAGCGTCGAGGTCCTTGAGGAGGACGCAGAGAGCGGCTGGTCCTGGTGCCGGAACGCCGGTGGCCGCGAGGGATGGATTCCTCATCGTGTGCTCGCGGTCGCGTGA